The DNA region AAGACCGGCAAGGCCCCGATCATGGGACGGATCACCCTCAACCGCACGATGGCGCAGTTCAGCTGCAAGCTCTCCTGCACCCCCGGGCTGTGGAACGCGCGTGAGAGCCGGCTGAACGGCAAGAGCTGGGAAGCGGTGGAGACCAATGAAAAAATAGAAAGACTGCTGCTTGCCATACACTCGGCCTTCAATTCCCTCATGGAAAGAAAAAGGGATTTCGATGCCGCTGCGGTCAGGGACATGTTCCAGGGCAATGCGGGCATGCAGATGACCCTGCTCAAACTTCTCGACCGGCATAACGGGGAAATGAAGGCCCGTGTTGGTGTGGACCGTGCGCCCACCACACTCTCGACCTACCTCTTCACCTACCGCACGCTTTCCGAATTCATCAAGGCGAAATTCAAGGTTCCGGACCTTGCCTTCGGGCAGCTCAACGAGCAGTTCATCCGCGACTACCAGGATTTCATCCTTCTGGAAAAGGGATATGCCGTGGACACGCTTCGCGGCTACCTGGCCATCCTGAAAAAGATCTGCCGCATCGCCTACAAGGAGGGCCACTCGGAGAAATACCATTTCTGCCACTTCAAGCTGCCCAAGCAGAAGGAAAGTACGCCGAGGGCATTGAGCCGTGAGAATTTCGAGAAACTGCGTGATCTGGAGATACCGGAAAAACGCAGGTCACATATTATCACCAAAGACCTCTTCCTCTTCGCCTGTTACACCGGCACCGCCTACGCGGATGCGGTAAGCATCACCCGGGAGAACCTTTTCACTGACGACGGGGGCAGCCTCTGGCTGAAGTACCGTAGAAAGAAAACCGACTACCTCGGACGTGTCAAGCTGCTTCCGGAAGCCGTCGCGCTGATTGAGAAATACCGGGACGATACCCGCGAGACTCTTTTCCCACCACAGGACTACCATACCCTCAGAGGAAATATGAAAGCCCTGCGTCTGATGGCGGGACTCAGCCAGGACCT from Bacteroides sp. MSB163 includes:
- a CDS encoding site-specific integrase, producing MKVEKFKVLLYLKKSEPGKTGKAPIMGRITLNRTMAQFSCKLSCTPGLWNARESRLNGKSWEAVETNEKIERLLLAIHSAFNSLMERKRDFDAAAVRDMFQGNAGMQMTLLKLLDRHNGEMKARVGVDRAPTTLSTYLFTYRTLSEFIKAKFKVPDLAFGQLNEQFIRDYQDFILLEKGYAVDTLRGYLAILKKICRIAYKEGHSEKYHFCHFKLPKQKESTPRALSRENFEKLRDLEIPEKRRSHIITKDLFLFACYTGTAYADAVSITRENLFTDDGGSLWLKYRRKKTDYLGRVKLLPEAVALIEKYRDDTRETLFPPQDYHTLRGNMKALRLMAGLSQDLVYHMGRHSFASLVTLEEGVPIETISKMLGHSNVRTTQIYARVSPKRLFEDMDRFIEATRDLKLIL